The genome window TTCCTGGCCGCGGTGATCCGTCGCGGCCGGCAGTTGATGCTCGGGTCCATTGCCGATGAGTATCGTGGCCTGGTTGATGTGAAGCTTTCCCGCGTTCGGGCGGGCGTCACGGTGGCGCGCGAGATGGATGCGCTGGCGCGTTCGGTGATTGTCGAGCGGCTGTCGAAGGCGATCGGCAAGGATGTCATTGCCGGGTTCAGCACCGATCCCGCGCTGCTGGGTGGCGTGGTGGTGCGGATCGGCGACCGGGTCTACGACGGCTCGGTGCGCAAGCGCCTCGCGGTGCTCAGGAACAAGTTGCTGGCGCGGTAGGTTGCGCGCTGGTTGAGATGTGAGAGCGCCGCCTGAAGAGGGCGGCGTTTTTCATGTTAGGAGAAGGGAGAAGGGAGAAGGGAGAAGGGGGAAGAGGGAAGGGGGAATGGAGATGGGGGATTTGTTCCAGTCGATGGTGACGAACCGACGGCCCGCCGGGTCAGTTAGTCATGCGTCTCCCTCGCGCACTCTTGCTCACGGTGGCACTCCTCGCTGGATGTGCCGGATCGGAACCGACCACGCCGCCCAGCGTCGTGATCCGGCTGGAGCGCGGCGATGATCAGGCCGGCGAGGTGGGGACGCTGCTCGATCCGATTGTCGTGATGCTGATCGGTGCCGATGGCGCGCCGCTCCCCGGCGTGGCGGTCACAGTGCGTACTCCCGCCGGCGGAAGCGCAGCACTCGACTCGCCGCGTTCGGCGCCCGACGGCAGTGTCACCATTCGCTGGCGCCTCGCCGAGCAACTCGGTGATCAGGCCCTCGAAGTCTCGGCCGATGGTGCGCGCACGCTCGTCCTCAAGGCGCACGCGTTCACTGCGCCGCCCGAGCGCCTCCCGCTCGATCGCGTCCTGCTGATCGGGCTCCCCACCTACGAAGGCTCCGGAGAGGCAGTGCATCCGGATGTCGCGGTCGATCCGCTCTGGTCGCAGCGACTGCTGATGGCATTCACGCCCTATCCGGGTGGCGATTCCCGTTACGAGAATCCTTCGATCGTCACGACCATCACACCGCGCAGCTGGACGGTGCCGCACGGCGTGAGCAACCCGATCGCGGCGATCAGCGACGGTTATCTCTCCGATCCGGATCTCGTGGCACCGCAGGGTGATCGCTGGTCGCTCTACTATCGCGCTGTGGTGGATGGCACCAACCGGATCCTGATGCGGCAGAGTGACGACGCGGTGCAGTGGGGAGCACCGGTGGAGGTGTTGCGCACACCCAATCACGACGTGGTCTCACCGGCGATTGTGCGCGGCGGACACTCCGGGTCGTGGAAGATGTGGTCGGTCAACAGTGGCGTGGCCGGATGTCGCGCCGCGCAAACCACTGTTGAGTTTCGCGAGGCTTCTGATGGCCGGCGCTGGGGCGCACCGGTCGTCAGCGATCTGGTATGGCCCGGACGGGTCGCGTGGCATCTCGATGTGATCTGGGTCGCGGCGCGACAGGAATACTGGGCCCTCGTCGCGACCTATCCGGCAGGGAGCACCTGCGTCACCGATCAGTTGCAGTTCGCGCGCAGCACTGATGGCGTGCGCTGGACGCGGCATCCAGAACCGATTCTCACGGCGGGGATCCTGCCGGAATTCAGTGATGTGATTTATCGCTCGTCACTGCAGGTGGAGCCGGAGCAGGGGACGGTGGTCTTCTGGCTCTCGGGCGCCCGCTTCAATGGCTCGGTCTATACGTGGCGAACGGGGGCCCTGCGCGTTGGCATCCCGACGCTGCTCGATGGGACACGGCCGCTGGTGCCCGCGCTATTCGCCGGCGCTCTGGCTGACCGCGCGCTGTTGCCGATGCCGGAGCGGGATTACTGAAGTGATGGGTGATGGGTGATGGGTGATGGGTATGCGTGCGGGATGACAACTTCCCCTCAATCACATTGCACTCGATGTAACCCGGTTGCGGGGCCGCCAATCCCCCGGTACACTCACGGCCACCCCCTCCGTGGAGTCACCGTGCGCCGTCATCACCGCTGCTTCCTGACGCTGCTTGCCGTGGTAGCCTGTCGGGCGACTCCCGACTCCCTTCACCGCGCGGCAGCGGCCAACACCGTGCAGATCGACTCCGTGCCGTTTGTCGATCTTGTCCCGACCGACTCCACTGGCGCGGTCCGCTTCGGCAATGCTACGGACGCGACGCGACTGAGCAGTGGCGTCCTCGTCATTCCTGATCGCACCAGCGAATCGCTCCGGTTCATCTCCCACGATGGCCGCGTGCTCCGCGAAGTGGGGCGGAAGGGCGCTGGTCCTGGGGAGTTCGCGATGATCGACGAGATCGCGCAATGCGGCCCGGATTCGATCTTTGTATGGGACCCGCGGCAGCAGCGCGCCTCCGTCTTCGATTCGGTGGGGCACTTCGTTCGCCAGTTTGCGCTCCCCAGTAGTCCCCGGTTATTGGTGTGCAACGAGGCCGGCGAGCTGGCGACCATTGGGTCGGTCCAGGGCGGCGGGATGCCGTCGCTCGCGGCACCACCGCGGACCGGCGTAGTCACCACATTCACGCGGGACGGGACGCCGAGGCATGCATTCGAACGGCGTGTGATCGCCGAGAACCGGCCCTTGGCCGCCACCGCGACCATCGCGATCGCTGGAGGGAAGCTCTATTTCGGTCGCGGTGATTCGGCCGTGGTGACCGCCACCACGATGGACGGAGTTCCTGTCGCAACGCGAGCGCTCGGCATCGCCGGGCGACCAGTCTCTCCGGCCCAATATGCGGCGAGCATCGAGCATCTGCTTCTCGCGTTGATCCTGCCTGCCGACCGAGAGATGCCTCGTACCATCCTGATGAAAATCCCGGCCCCGACGCAACTGCCGGCATTCCGGGCGCTGCTCGCCGATCCCACGGGCGCCGTGTGGGCGGTGACCTCATCGTATGGTGACGGGGAGACGGTGCTGCACGGCGTCGACTCCGCCGGCGTGCCCATTGGCACCCTGCGGATTCCGCGCGATGTCGATGTGCGGGAGATCGGCCGCGACTACCTGCTCGGCATCGTCGAGGATGCCGAGGGGGAACAGCACCTACTGGTGTATCGGGTCAGGCGGTGAAAGTCCGTCACCCATCACCCATCACCCATCACCCATCACCCATCTCCCATCTCCCATCTCCCATCTCCCTCTCAGCAATGCCCCGCACCACTCCAGTTCCCCATCGGTGGCACCGCGAGCCCAGGACTCGCCGGGAAATTGGTGTTGGCGTCATGCGCCGCACGTTGCAACAGCCGAATCTGTGCTTCGGGAATGCCGAGCGGCGAATTACCGCTGAATGCCGCCGGCGCGAGTGTGCGCACGTCGACGCCACTGATCCGTTCGTAGATCTCGAGCGCGGCGAGGTAGGTACCGAGTGGTGACGGGTGATAGCCATCGAGCCCATAGAACTTGAGCGACGGGTCTTCACGCCATGCTGCGCGCCACGCCTCTCCTGCGGGGAGGAAGGTGCCATTCACGGCCGAGGTGGCGAGCTGGAAGGTGAGCCGCACGCCGTCGAAGTCCCAATCCTGACCGCTGCCGGGCGCACCCGACCACGACATCATCACGGCCGTGCGTGCGCCAGCGGCCTTGATCCGTTCGTCGAACATCCGGGTCCAGAGCACCAGCGAGTCGCGACACATCCCGGCAGGCGTCGGCCCTTGCTGCAGCACCACGACATCGATGCCGCCCTGACCGAGGAGCGAGAGGGCGTTCGAGCCGCCATTGATATGGTCAATGAGCGCGAGGTCAGCACCAGCCGCCATCAGCGTCTCGATCGGATTGCCGGCGGCCCTCGCGATCGAGGCCACGGTATTCGGCAGCGAATTCGTGTACGTCAGCGAATTGCCCACGAAGAGCACTCGCTGGGCGCCGCTCGGCGGTGGAGGGGGTGGCGGAGCCGGTGGGGGTGGTTCGACCACGGCGATGGTACCGCAGCCCAGCAGTACCAGGAGTGATGATGCCAGCGTGCGCGCGAGTGTCATGCAGCCTCCTCCTTGCCCTGAAGTCTGGCCCGATCCCGGGGTGATTGGACCCCTCCGGTGGCGCGCCTGACCACCCCCTGACACTCGATGTCCGGCCAACTCACGGTCAACTCACGGCTACCAGACACCCTCGTGCGATGATGGTCACGTCCCCTTGCTGAGGTTGTCCTGATGAAGTCGCCACTCCCCCTGATCCTCCTGTTGCTGGCCGGCTGCGCCGCCACCCCCACCGATTCGTCCGATACACCACAGAACGTCGTCCTCACCCTCCCGGTGGCGGAGATCAAGGTGGGCGACGAGATCCAGCTCACCGCCGTCGCGCGCAACGGCCTCGACTTCCCGCTGCCGGCGACCCCGATCGATTGGAGCACTGATCTTCCCGCGGTCGCCACGGTGACGGCGGCCGGTCGTCTGCGCGGGGTGGCGGCTGGTACGGTGATGGTGACCGCGCGTTCGGGCAGTGCGAGCGCGACCCGCTCAGTGATTGTCCGCCCGATCGAGCCCAACTCGATCACCCTCTCGCCGCTCCCCGCCACGCTGACCGCGGGGGGGCATCTGCAATTCGTTGCGGACGTGCGCGCTGACGGTGGCTACCAGCTCCAGAATGCCTCGGTGACCTGGAGTGTCACCGGGACGGCGCTCGCGAGCATTTCAGTCACCGGGGACCTGACCCCACTTACCGCCGGAGTCATCACTGTGACGGCGGTGAGTGGCACGGCGACCGCGAGTCACACCCTCACCGTGTTGCCGGCGCCGCCGGCGAGTGTTCAGATCTCGGGTGGCGCGAGGACCATCCGTCTCGGAGAGACCACAACACTCACCGCGTCGGTGATCGCCACGACCGGCACCACCATCGCCGATGCCCAGGTCGTGTGGAGTTCGAGTGACCCGACTGTCGTGACGGTGACATCCTCGGGCGAAGTCACTGGTGTCGGCGTGGGGCAGGCGAGTATCAACGCGAGCTTCGGGGCCCTCTCTCGCTCGGTGCCGATGCTGGTGAGCGGCACGATCACCCCGACGCACCGGATCGCCTACATCCGGGAGTACGTCGGCGGCGAACGACGGCTCGAGGTCATCGCAGAAAGTGGCGAACTCATCCTCAGTGTTCGCCCGTCGATCGATTTTCGGGTCGCAACCTTTGCCTCGCAACCCACCGTGACCCTCTCACCCGATGGCAAGACCATTGCCTACGATTGCCTTGGCGGAGTCTGCCTGTTGCAACTCGCTACCGGCAGTGCGACCCTCCTGCTCTATGGAGGGTACTCCGAGCCGACCTGGAGCGCGGATGGCTCCACCCTGGTCCTGCGCGGCGACTACAGCAGCGTCGTGCAATACAACCTGGTGACCGACGAGATCACGACCCTGCGCGCGCCGTTCTACGTCGAGCGACCGCGCCTCTCTCCCGATGGTCAGATGGTGATTTACGAATGCGATTTTTCCCGGCTCTACGAGGCGCAGTTCAGTCTTTGCCGGATGAATGCCAGCGGCAACGTGACCCTCTACAGGACCTACGGCAACGCCGTGAGCTTCGCCGCTGATGGGCGTATGGCGTACATCCGAAGTGT of Gemmatimonadota bacterium contains these proteins:
- a CDS encoding F0F1 ATP synthase subunit delta; this encodes MREVTIARNYAEALFALANKANAVEAWGDLMDATAGAMSTPSIEAVLMSPRVPKERKVAIVLDAMKDAPKPFTLFLAAVIRRGRQLMLGSIADEYRGLVDVKLSRVRAGVTVAREMDALARSVIVERLSKAIGKDVIAGFSTDPALLGGVVVRIGDRVYDGSVRKRLAVLRNKLLAR
- a CDS encoding 6-bladed beta-propeller; translated protein: MRRHHRCFLTLLAVVACRATPDSLHRAAAANTVQIDSVPFVDLVPTDSTGAVRFGNATDATRLSSGVLVIPDRTSESLRFISHDGRVLREVGRKGAGPGEFAMIDEIAQCGPDSIFVWDPRQQRASVFDSVGHFVRQFALPSSPRLLVCNEAGELATIGSVQGGGMPSLAAPPRTGVVTTFTRDGTPRHAFERRVIAENRPLAATATIAIAGGKLYFGRGDSAVVTATTMDGVPVATRALGIAGRPVSPAQYAASIEHLLLALILPADREMPRTILMKIPAPTQLPAFRALLADPTGAVWAVTSSYGDGETVLHGVDSAGVPIGTLRIPRDVDVREIGRDYLLGIVEDAEGEQHLLVYRVRR
- a CDS encoding Ig-like domain-containing protein; its protein translation is MKSPLPLILLLLAGCAATPTDSSDTPQNVVLTLPVAEIKVGDEIQLTAVARNGLDFPLPATPIDWSTDLPAVATVTAAGRLRGVAAGTVMVTARSGSASATRSVIVRPIEPNSITLSPLPATLTAGGHLQFVADVRADGGYQLQNASVTWSVTGTALASISVTGDLTPLTAGVITVTAVSGTATASHTLTVLPAPPASVQISGGARTIRLGETTTLTASVIATTGTTIADAQVVWSSSDPTVVTVTSSGEVTGVGVGQASINASFGALSRSVPMLVSGTITPTHRIAYIREYVGGERRLEVIAESGELILSVRPSIDFRVATFASQPTVTLSPDGKTIAYDCLGGVCLLQLATGSATLLLYGGYSEPTWSADGSTLVLRGDYSSVVQYNLVTDEITTLRAPFYVERPRLSPDGQMVIYECDFSRLYEAQFSLCRMNASGNVTLYRTYGNAVSFAADGRMAYIRSVDEVGSFRFLVVEPPQSSPAPSGPGVAEFVGFADVTEMTWSPDGQRLLLVRNGELWVVSIPGAGDQRPFGTLVPGSRISSISWR